In a single window of the Pocillopora verrucosa isolate sample1 chromosome 4, ASM3666991v2, whole genome shotgun sequence genome:
- the LOC131774981 gene encoding octopamine receptor beta-2R-like, producing the protein MKTWFWIFGWFLSILTITGNGLIIFLICKRKQLRTKTNAFVASLAVADFFVGMTVVPVLFILKETVSETELADEVQLYVRLFFVRASVTNLCSLVLDRFVAVVKPLKYLIFMTHGRVIQVVFLSWAFPAIFITVRASLHFAFQERHLDNIFNWLDAFNFKLVPCVMLVFCFACMLTIICKHHRKMRTLVKQIRSNATVFFRPQESAAVKIMAIVIVVFLLCSAIRFHCGLSSLSCGNIDCDILRVKILITVLNSAVNPIAYAVYKRDIKKELKRMTRMNFSE; encoded by the coding sequence ATGAAAACGTGGTTTTGGATCTTTGGCTGGTTTCTTTCAATCCTTACCATTACTGGGAACGGCCTCATTATCTTCCTGATTTGTAAGCGTAAacagcttcgcaccaaaaccaacgcgTTTGTGGCGTCTTTAGCTGTGGCTGATTTCTTTGTTGGGATGACGGTTGTTCCTGTGTTATTTATcttaaaagaaacagtttcagAAACTGAGCTAGCAGATGAGGTCCAGCTCTATGTGAGGTTGTTTTTTGTGAGGGCGTCAGTCACGAATTTATGCAGTCTGGTATTGGATCGCTTCGTGGCCGTCGTGAAAccattgaaatatttgatatttatgACGCATGGCCGAGTCATTCAAGTGGTTTTCTTGTCATGGGCCTTTCCGGCAATTTTTATCACAGTGAGAGCATCTCTCCACTTTGCCTTCCAAGAGCGACACCTCGATAACATCTTTAATTGGTTAGACGCATTCAATTTTAAACTCGTCCCTTGTGTCATGTTAGTCTTCTGCTTTGCATGTATGCTAACTATTATTTGTAAGCACCATCGAAAAATGCGTACTCTTGTAAAACAAATACGTTCCAACGCAACCGTTTTCTTTCGACCTCAAGAAAGTGCCGCCGTTAAAATAATGGCCATCGTTATTGTGGTGTTTCTGTTGTGCAGCGCAATCAGGTTCCATTGCGGGCTCAGTTCTCTTAGCTGTGGTAATATCGATTGTGATATCCTTCGCGTAAAAATACTTATTACAGTTTTAAACTCAGCTGTAAATCCTATAGCTTATGCAGTATATAAGAGAGACATTAAAAAAGAGCTTAAAAGAATGACAAGAATGAACTTTTCGGAATAA